The Gemmatimonadaceae bacterium region CGGTGCTGTCCCTTCCGCGATTCGGCCGTCTATCCAAACTGCTCGTCCACGACCGGCAGCTCGCATCGAGCGTCACCGCCGACAACCATGACTTCGAGAAGTCCGGCGTGTTCGAGATTGTCGTCGTTCCGAACGCCGGCGCGTCGATGACGGCGATCGAGGAGTTGGTGGACAGCACGATCGCTTCGCTCGAGACGACGACGCCGGCGACGAGCGAAGAAATCGAGCGATTCAATGCGTTCAACGGCGTGAATGCATCGACTTCGCTCCAGCTTCATGTCGCCCGCGCCGACACGCTCGCGCATGACGAGGTGTTCACGGGCAACCCCTCGTCGTACGCTTCGCAGAACAACGCTGCCCTCGCTCTGACTTCGGCGGATGTACAAGCCGTCGCTCGCCGCTATCTGACGCAGGCGCGCGTCGTGATGAGCCTCGTCCCGGGCGGCAAACTGGAATTGATTAGCAAGCCGAACGCGCCGTACACCAACGTGACGAGGCCTCCTGGTTCCGCGGGCCCCGCCGCGGCGCGTCCATGAGATTCTCGCTCGGTCTCTTCGGACTCGCCCTGGCCGGACCGGCGCTTTGCCAGCGGGTCGATCGCGCTGCGCAACCGGTGGCACCGCGCGCGGCGCCGTTCAAATTTCCGACGATTCGGGCCCACAGACTCCCGAACGGACTCCGCCTACTCGTCGTCGAAGATCACTCCATTCCGGTCGTCGCCGTGCGCGCGATCGTCGGCGCGGATTCGACGTCGGACCCGCCAGGCAAGGAGGGTCTCTACGATGTGACGCTCGGCGCTTTGGGCGAAGGGTCGACCACGCGGAGTCCAGACGAGCTCGCGGCCGCGGCGGCGGCTCTCGGAACCGCGATCGTTCCAACCGGCTTCACCACGGTCTCGTCGGCCTTCGTGCCCGCTCTCGGCCTCATGTCCGAAATGCTCACGAAGCCTGCGTTCGACTCGACGTCGATCGAGCGGCGAAAGACCGCGCAACTGGCCGCGGCGCGGCGAATCGCGCAGGCGCCGGTCACGATCCCGCGCCGCTTGTTCTACTCGTTGGTGTATGGGGCGAACGATCCGTTCGTCCGGTCGCTGATTCCAACTGAGGCGACGGTCGCATCGATCAGTCGCGCGGACGTCATCGCCTTCTACGGCCGATTCTTCACGCCGCCGACGACAACATTGGCAATCGCCGGCGATGTGACCGATTCGGCCGCGCTCGACGCCGCCACACGAACGTTTGGCGGATGGCAGGCCACGTCGTCACCGCGCGACGCCGAGGTCAAGGCGGTCACCGCTCGCGACACCCACATCTATCTGCAGGACGTGCCGAACGCCGGGACGCAGGCATACCTGTATGTCGGAGCCGTCGGACCGTCCCGTACCGATTCCGACGCGGTCGCCACGGAGGCGTTCGCGGCGGTCGCGACCGCTCGACTCCAGGAGACCCTTCGCGAGAAGCGCTCGTTCATTTACTCGAGCACCACGGGTCTCACCTGGCGGCACGCGGGGGCTGAAGGCGCGTTCGTCGGGAGCGCCAATGTGAGCGCTCAAAAGGCGGATAGCGCTCTCGCCGAGTGGCTCCGGATTCTGCGCGAGTTGCGCACGACGCGTCCGCCAACCGCCGGAGAGCTCGACGCCGTACGCTCAGCTCGAGTGGGGGTGCTGCCGTCCCGCATCGATGGGCCGGATTCGATCGTGACCCGGCTCGTGGAGATCGCGCGTGACAGGCTGCCGCTCGATTTCTTCGAGCGGTATGCCTCACGGATGTCATCCGTCACTTTGGCCGACCTAAAGTTGGCGGCAGCGCGCCACGTGGACGTCGCCCACCTGGTGATAGTCGTGACCGGGGACGCTCGCGTTCTGGAGCCGGTTCTGGGTGCGGTCAAGCTGGCTCCCGTGACCGTGTTGCCTCCCCAGCGGGGCTCCGCTCCATAGGGGTTTCGCATCGTTCTACCGTTCTTGAAACCCGGACGTACATTGGAGCGACGATGACCGCGCCCGCCTCCGCCAAGCCCACCCTCACGCTCGTCACCACGCCGCGGCCGCTGCCGACGGATCATGTCGAGCGGAATCCGGGCATGGCGCTCGATCTGGACGTCGTGCGGGCGATTCGGGTGAATCGAAGTGCCGTCGAACGCCGAGCCGCGACGATTCCGACGCGCCGTACGGTGAAGAAGGAATGGCAGGCCGCGTGGCTGCTCCGCGCCATCACGCTGATCGACCTCACGACGCTGTCGGGCGATGACACGCCTGGCAACGTGCGACGACTGTGCGCCAAAGCGCGCCATCCATTGCGCGACGACATCGCGCACTCGTTGGGCGTGCGGCAGCTCGGCGTTCGCGTCGGCGCGGTGTGCGTCTACCACTCACTCGTCCCGACGGCGGTCGACGCGTTGGCGGGATCGAACATTCCGGTCGCGGCCGTATCCACGGGATTTCCGGCGGGGCTCAGCCCGATCGATCAGCGCGTTCAGGAGATTCGCGCGAGCGTTGCCGCCGGCGCCCGGGAGATCGACATCGTCATCACGCGAGCGCACGTGCTCACCGGCAACTACGAGGCGCTGTACGACGAGGTCAAACGCTTCCGCGAAGCGTGCGGTGACGCGCACATGAAAGCGATTCTCGCAACCGGTGAGCTGGCGACGCTGGGCAACGTCGCGCGCGCGAGCGTGGTGGCGATGCAAGCGGGCGCAGACTTCATCAAGACGTCGACCGGCAAGGAAGGCGTGAACGCGACGCTTCCTTTCGGTGTCGTCATGTGCCGAATGATTCGCGAGTACTTCGAGCGCACCGGCTACGCTGTCGGCTTCAAGCCGGCGGGCGGGATTCGGTCCGCCAAGAACGCGCTCGAGTATTTGTACTTGATGAAAGAAGAGCTGGGCGACCGGTGGCTTCGCGCCGATCTCTTCCGCTTCGGCGCCAGCTCGCTCCTTACCGACATCGAACGGCAGCTCGAGCATTTCGTGACCGGACGGTACGCCGCGGCACACCACCAACCGATGCCGTAGCACGAGGGACGCGTGCGGCGGCGGTGTACGGGGAACCGCAAGGAGTGAGGAGCGCGGTGACCTTCCACTAGAACTACACCTCACGTCGTCCGCGTCTCAGGCCTCCGCACCCCGCCCTCGCACTCCTCCCTCTGAGAATGACCAACGTCGCCGAGATCTTCCAAACGATGGAGTACGGGCCGGCGCCGGAGAGCGACAAGGAAGCGCTCGCCTGGCTCGGTAAGCATGAACGCGTGTTCGGGCATTACATCGACGGCGCGTGGACCGAGCCGGCTTCGATGTTCGAGGTGATCAATCCCTCCACGGCCAAGACGATCGCGCGAGTCACCAACGGAACGGCAGCCGACGTCGACGCCGCGGTTCGTGCCGCTCGCGCCGCGCTTCCCAAATGGAAGGCGCTCTCGCCACATGCGCGCGCGCGCTACCTCTACGCGCTCGCGCGCGGCGTCCAGAAGCACTCGCGGCTGCTCGCAGTGCTCGAGAGCATGGACAACGGCAAGTCGATTCGCGAGACGCGCGACATCGACATCCCGCTCGTCGCCCGACATTTCTACCATCACGCGGGCTGGGCGCAGCTGATCGACACCGAGTTCGCCGGCTATGAAGCGGTGGGTGTCGTCGGACAGATCATTCCGTGGAACTTCCCGCTGCTCATGCTCGCCTGGAAGATCGCGCCCGCATTAGCGGCCGGTAATACGGTGATTCTCAAGCCGGCCGAATTCACGCCGATGACCGCGCTGGCGTTCGCCGAGATTATAGAACACGCCGCGCTACCGCCCGGCGTGGTCAACATCCTCACCGGCGACGGTTCCACGGGCGCGGCGATCGTCGAGCATCCGGACGTCGACAAGATCGCGTTCACCGGTTCGACCGAAGTGGGCCGCATCATCCGGCGCGCGACCGCCGGCTCCGGCAAGAAGCTGAGCCTCGAGCTCGGCGGAAAGAGCCCGTTCATCGTTTACGACGACGCGGATCTCGACAGCGTCGTCGAAGGCGTCGTCGACGCGATCTGGTTCAACCAGGGCCAGGTGTGCTGCGCCGGTTCACGGCTGCTCGTGCAGGAGGGCGTCGCCGACCGACTCGTGAACAAGCTGCGCGCGCGAATGGAAAAGCTTCGACTCGGCGCGCCGCTCGACAAAGCGGTGGACATGGGCGCGATCGTGGCGCCGGCGCAGCTCGAGCGCATTCGCGACCTGGTGAAGCAGGGCGTCGAAGAAGGCGCGACCATGTGGCAGCCGTCGTGGGCGTGCCCCACCGAGGGCTACTTCTATCCGCCGACGCTCTTCACCGACGTCCAGCCGTCGTCGACGATCGCGCAGGTCGAGATCTTCGGGCCGGTGCTCGTGACGATGACCTTCCGTACGCCCGACGAGTCGGTCGCGCTGGCGAACAACACGCCGTACGGGCTCGCTGCCAGCGTATGGACCGAGAGCATCAACCTCGCGCTCGACGTCGCGCCGAAGATCAAGGCCGGCGTCGTCTGGGTGAATTCGACGAATCTGTTCGATGCCGCCGCCGGCTTCGGCGGCTACCGAGAGAGTGGGTTCGGGAGGGAAGGCGGGCGTGAAGGGATGTGGGAATACCTGAAAGCGGTGACCGGCCACCGGTCTCCGGCCACCGGAAATACCGCGAACGCCTCGGTTGACTCTCTCGCCGCTCCCCGGAGGCCGGAGACTGGAGACCAGGGACCGGCCGTTGATCGTACTCCCAAGCTGTTCATTGCCGGCAAGCAAGCGCGTCCCGATCAAGGCTACACGCGACGGATTCTCTCACCGAGCGGCAAGTTCATCGGCGAGGCGCCGGAAGGAAACCGCAAGGACATTCGCAACGCGGTCGAAGCGGCGCATGCGGCGACGGGGTGGGGACGCTCCACCGGGCACAACCGCGGTCAGATCCTCTACTACATCGCCGAGAATCTGT contains the following coding sequences:
- a CDS encoding pitrilysin family protein, producing MRFSLGLFGLALAGPALCQRVDRAAQPVAPRAAPFKFPTIRAHRLPNGLRLLVVEDHSIPVVAVRAIVGADSTSDPPGKEGLYDVTLGALGEGSTTRSPDELAAAAAALGTAIVPTGFTTVSSAFVPALGLMSEMLTKPAFDSTSIERRKTAQLAAARRIAQAPVTIPRRLFYSLVYGANDPFVRSLIPTEATVASISRADVIAFYGRFFTPPTTTLAIAGDVTDSAALDAATRTFGGWQATSSPRDAEVKAVTARDTHIYLQDVPNAGTQAYLYVGAVGPSRTDSDAVATEAFAAVATARLQETLREKRSFIYSSTTGLTWRHAGAEGAFVGSANVSAQKADSALAEWLRILRELRTTRPPTAGELDAVRSARVGVLPSRIDGPDSIVTRLVEIARDRLPLDFFERYASRMSSVTLADLKLAAARHVDVAHLVIVVTGDARVLEPVLGAVKLAPVTVLPPQRGSAP
- the deoC gene encoding deoxyribose-phosphate aldolase, producing MTAPASAKPTLTLVTTPRPLPTDHVERNPGMALDLDVVRAIRVNRSAVERRAATIPTRRTVKKEWQAAWLLRAITLIDLTTLSGDDTPGNVRRLCAKARHPLRDDIAHSLGVRQLGVRVGAVCVYHSLVPTAVDALAGSNIPVAAVSTGFPAGLSPIDQRVQEIRASVAAGAREIDIVITRAHVLTGNYEALYDEVKRFREACGDAHMKAILATGELATLGNVARASVVAMQAGADFIKTSTGKEGVNATLPFGVVMCRMIREYFERTGYAVGFKPAGGIRSAKNALEYLYLMKEELGDRWLRADLFRFGASSLLTDIERQLEHFVTGRYAAAHHQPMP
- a CDS encoding aldehyde dehydrogenase family protein → MTNVAEIFQTMEYGPAPESDKEALAWLGKHERVFGHYIDGAWTEPASMFEVINPSTAKTIARVTNGTAADVDAAVRAARAALPKWKALSPHARARYLYALARGVQKHSRLLAVLESMDNGKSIRETRDIDIPLVARHFYHHAGWAQLIDTEFAGYEAVGVVGQIIPWNFPLLMLAWKIAPALAAGNTVILKPAEFTPMTALAFAEIIEHAALPPGVVNILTGDGSTGAAIVEHPDVDKIAFTGSTEVGRIIRRATAGSGKKLSLELGGKSPFIVYDDADLDSVVEGVVDAIWFNQGQVCCAGSRLLVQEGVADRLVNKLRARMEKLRLGAPLDKAVDMGAIVAPAQLERIRDLVKQGVEEGATMWQPSWACPTEGYFYPPTLFTDVQPSSTIAQVEIFGPVLVTMTFRTPDESVALANNTPYGLAASVWTESINLALDVAPKIKAGVVWVNSTNLFDAAAGFGGYRESGFGREGGREGMWEYLKAVTGHRSPATGNTANASVDSLAAPRRPETGDQGPAVDRTPKLFIAGKQARPDQGYTRRILSPSGKFIGEAPEGNRKDIRNAVEAAHAATGWGRSTGHNRGQILYYIAENLSARAKEFASRIDEMTECGGRRAKREVDASVERLFTYAAWADKYDGSVHSVPIRGVSIAMNEPIGVIGVACPDEFPLLGLVSLIGPAMATGNTTIVIPSPHHPLAATDFYSVLETSDVPGGVINIVTGDKDALAKVLAEHDDVEAVWYFGRQEGVKAVELASASNMKRTWATWYGRDWLDRTEGEGREFLRAATQVKNVWVPYGE